One segment of Sesamum indicum cultivar Zhongzhi No. 13 linkage group LG4, S_indicum_v1.0, whole genome shotgun sequence DNA contains the following:
- the LOC105160846 gene encoding laccase-12: MEAYRNNSNTFCSFFVFFGLLVLFVSTMPITDAKVHYHDFVVQATPVKRLCRTRSTITVNGMYPGPTLEVNNGDTLVVNVVNRARYNVTIHWHGVRQIRTGWSDGPEFVTQCPIRPGGSYTYRFTIQGQEGTLWWHAHSSWLRATVYGALIIRPKEGDSYPFPKPKRETALLLGEWWNADPIDVVRQATRTGAAPNVSDAYTINGQPGDLYNCSSRDTIIVPVDSGETNLLRVVNSALNQQLFFKVANHKLTVVGADASYVKPFTTSVLMLGPGQTTDILITADQPPARYYIAARAYASAQGAPFDNTTTTAILEYKSAPCPAKGATIKPVMPTMPAFNDTATATSFTTSFRSPRQVPVPTNIDHNLFFTVGLGLNNCPPGASRSSCQGPNGTRFTASMNNVSFVLPSNFSLLQAHQQGIPGVFTRDFPANPPVKFDYTGNVSRTLWQPVPGTKLYPLKYGETVQVVLQGTSIFTAENHPIHLHGYDFYIIAEGFGNFNPSTDTAKFNLVDPPLRNTASVPVGGWTVIRFVADNPGVWLMHCHLDVHIGWGLATAFLVENGVGELQTLEAPPADLPLC; encoded by the exons ATGGAGGCTTACAGGAATAACAGCAATAccttttgttcctttttcGTGTTCTTCGGCCTCTTGGTTCTCTTTGTGAGCACAATGCCAATAACAGATGCAAAAGTTCACTACCATGATTTTGTC GTGCAAGCGACGCCAGTGAAGAGGCTGTGCAGAACCCGCAGTACTATTACAGTGAATGGGATGTATCCAGGACCAACATTGGAAGTGAACAATGGAGACACTCTAGTGGTCAACGTTGTAAACAGAGCTCGTTATAATGTTACTATTCACTG GCATGGAGTTAGGCAGATAAGAACTGGATGGTCTGATGGGCCAGAATTTGTGACTCAATGCCCCATCAGACCAGGAGGGAGTTACACTTACCGGTTTACCATCCAAGGACAAGAAGGTACACTTTGGTGGCATGCTCACAGTTCATGGCTCAGAGCCACTGTCTATGGAGCTTTGATCATTCGCCCTAAAGAAGGAGATTCATATCCCTTCCCAAAGCCAAAGCGTGAAACTGCCCTTCTTCTTG GTGAATGGTGGAATGCGGATCCCATTGATGTTGTGAGACAAGCCACAAGAACAGGAGCGGCTCCTAATGTTTCCGATGCTTACACAATCAATGGTCAACCTGGTGATCTTTACAATTGCTCTAGCAGAG ACACAATAATAGTTCCAGTGGACTCCGGAGAGACAAATCTTCTCAGGGTTGTCAATTCTGCACTCAATCAACAACTTTTCTTCAAGGTTGCTAATCACAAGCTGACAGTGGTTGGAGCTGATGCCTCTTATGTTAAACCCTTCACCACCTCGGTGCTCATGCTTGGACCAGGCCAGACCACTGATATCCTAATCACAGCCGACCAACCACCAGCCAGATACTACATCGCAGCACGTGCCTATGCTAGCGCTCAAGGTGCACCATTTGATAATACCACAACCACAGCGATTCTTGAATATAAATCTGCCCCCTGCCCCGCCAAAGGTGCTACTATCAAGCCAGTTATGCCAACTATGCCGGCATTTAATGACACAGCCACTGCCACCTCCTTCACAACCAGCTTCAGAAGTCCAAGACAAGTGCCTGTGCCGACTAACATCGATCATAATCTGTTCTTCACAGTTGGACTAGGACTCAACAACTGTCCCCCTGGTGCCAGTCGTAGTAGCTGTCAGGGTCCAAATGGGACTCGATTTACTGCCAGCATGAACAATGTATCGTTTGTGCTTCCGTCCAATTTTTCCTTACTTCAAGCACATCAACAAGGTATACCTGGAGTCTTCACGAGGGATTTTCCAGCAAATCCCCCagtaaaatttgattatactGGAAACGTGAGCCGCACACTATGGCAACCTGTTCCAGGGACTAAGTTGTACCCATTAAAATATGGGGAAACAGTTCAGGTGGTGTTGCAGGGAACAAGTATCTTCACGGCTGAGAACCACCCAATTCATCTTCATGGTTACGACTTCTATATAATTGCTGAAGGCTTTGGAAATTTCAACCCAAGTACAGATACAGCCAAATTTAATCTCGTAGATCCTCCTCTACGAAATACAGCAAGTGTTCCTGTTGGTGGATGGACGGTGATCAGATTTGTTGCTGATAACCCAG GGGTCTGGCTGATGCACTGTCACTTGGATGTCCACATCGGCTGGGGCTTGGCAACTGCTTTCCTGGTAGAAAATGGTGTTGGTGAGCTACAAACATTAGAGGCTCCTCCTGCAGACCTTCCCCTTTGCTAG